A genomic window from Tautonia rosea includes:
- the ptsP gene encoding phosphoenolpyruvate--protein phosphotransferase translates to MLVGDLMYKGIAVSPGVVVGVAYCLEGPMGQSEVQRLADESFIPDELARFDNALKRASEELEGMVAKVAQQLGSDEADIFRSHYQMVRDPSLVAKVHEGICGAQLTASSALQSVLKEYASIFARSGQELFQERMTDLRDVFARITAHLNVSSSATAAIDLLGHEEPIVLVTHEILPSQAISLGEMPINGIVTEVGGGTSHAAILSRSRGIPAVSGAAGIIAEAKTGDPIVVDGRDGIVVLRPDPETLAAYRKMQRDFFELKDRLVINRDQPACLSDGTLIELLANVNTVADATTASAVGASGVGLYRTEYLFLTHPDVPDEDEQYENYRSVIEAAPDRTATIRTLDLGGDKTVPYLGRQHEANPFMGWRSIRLSFEHPKFFEVQIRAILRAALHGKVSILFPMITTLEELRHVNRLVDEARRNLKRAGIPFGEDVKTGVMIEVPAAAMCIDALLQETDFISIGSNDLIQYLVAADRDNPKVAHLCDPLSPAVLRMLRMIFEACRRTGTPVTLCGEMAGQPRSVLVLLGLGLRRFSMSPAFVPTIKALLSSVSTPQAERFAHQVLQLKTREQIRRYLTDRLHEISRDLELFDFT, encoded by the coding sequence ATGCTTGTCGGTGATCTGATGTACAAAGGAATTGCAGTCAGCCCGGGCGTAGTGGTCGGGGTCGCGTACTGCCTGGAAGGCCCGATGGGGCAATCCGAGGTGCAGCGACTGGCTGACGAATCCTTCATTCCCGACGAACTTGCCCGCTTTGACAACGCCTTGAAACGGGCGTCGGAAGAGCTGGAAGGCATGGTCGCCAAGGTTGCCCAGCAGCTCGGAAGCGACGAGGCCGATATCTTTCGGTCGCACTACCAGATGGTCCGCGATCCCTCACTGGTGGCCAAGGTTCATGAAGGGATTTGTGGAGCCCAGCTGACAGCATCCTCGGCCTTGCAGTCCGTGCTCAAGGAGTATGCGTCGATCTTCGCCCGGAGCGGTCAGGAACTGTTCCAGGAGAGAATGACGGATCTTCGGGACGTCTTTGCGAGGATCACAGCGCACTTGAACGTCAGTTCAAGCGCGACGGCCGCGATTGACCTGCTCGGGCATGAGGAACCGATCGTCCTGGTCACGCATGAGATTCTGCCGAGCCAGGCGATCAGCCTCGGAGAAATGCCTATCAATGGGATCGTGACCGAAGTGGGTGGTGGCACGAGCCATGCCGCAATTCTGTCTCGAAGCCGGGGGATTCCAGCCGTTTCTGGTGCGGCCGGGATCATTGCCGAGGCGAAAACGGGGGACCCCATTGTCGTCGATGGTCGGGATGGCATCGTGGTGCTGCGGCCTGACCCGGAAACCCTGGCCGCCTACCGCAAGATGCAGCGTGATTTTTTCGAGCTGAAGGATCGGCTCGTAATCAACCGAGATCAGCCGGCCTGCCTTTCTGATGGGACGCTGATTGAATTGCTGGCCAATGTGAACACGGTTGCCGATGCGACCACGGCTTCCGCCGTAGGAGCCTCAGGGGTCGGACTATATCGGACCGAGTATCTTTTTCTGACCCATCCGGACGTGCCGGATGAAGATGAACAGTATGAGAATTACCGCAGCGTGATCGAAGCGGCTCCTGATCGCACGGCCACGATCAGAACACTAGATCTCGGGGGAGACAAGACCGTTCCTTATCTCGGTCGCCAGCATGAAGCGAATCCGTTCATGGGATGGCGATCAATCCGACTCTCGTTTGAACATCCCAAATTCTTCGAGGTTCAGATCAGGGCGATTCTTCGAGCGGCCCTGCACGGCAAGGTCAGTATTCTCTTCCCGATGATCACAACCCTTGAGGAACTTCGGCATGTCAACCGCCTGGTTGATGAAGCACGCCGGAATCTGAAACGGGCTGGCATTCCCTTCGGAGAAGATGTGAAGACCGGGGTGATGATCGAAGTTCCGGCAGCAGCAATGTGTATCGACGCCCTGCTGCAAGAGACCGATTTCATCTCGATTGGCTCGAATGACCTGATCCAGTATCTCGTTGCGGCTGATCGCGACAATCCGAAGGTCGCCCACCTCTGCGATCCGCTTAGTCCCGCCGTATTGCGCATGCTTCGCATGATCTTCGAGGCCTGCCGACGTACCGGAACGCCTGTCACGCTCTGTGGTGAAATGGCAGGCCAACCCCGATCAGTCCTCGTGCTGCTTGGGCTGGGCCTCAGGAGATTCAGTATGAGCCCGGCGTTCGTTCCAACGATCAAGGCGTTACTGTCCTCAGTGTCCACACCCCAGGCGGAACGATTTGCTCATCAGGTATTACAGCTCAAAACACGTGAACAGATTCGACGCTATCTGACTGACCGACTTCACGAAATTTCCAGAGATCTGGAACTGTTTGACTTTACCTAG
- a CDS encoding AAA family ATPase, with protein MPHEDLAAVERLTDAFQKLRSEMGKIIVGQQDVLEELLIAIFARGHCLLIGVPGLAKTLMIHTLADALNLSFNRIQFTPDLMPSDITGTEVIQEDKATGVRQFKFLRGPIFANLILADEINRTPPKTQAALLEAMQERQATVGGERHRLPDPFFVLATQNPIEQEGTYPLPEAQLDRFMLNILVDYPTEDEELEVVRVTTSAKPPSVDKVLSGADILEMQQIVRKVPVADHVGRYAVRLARLTRPTQADSPQFVRDFVSWGAGPRASQYLVLAGKARAVLMGRPYVSIEDIRAVAGPVLRHRIVTNFNAEAEGLRPDDVIARLVTSLSADPSEASESGRVPKLFKSADAS; from the coding sequence ATGCCGCACGAGGATCTCGCTGCAGTCGAGCGCCTCACGGACGCGTTCCAAAAGCTCCGCTCGGAGATGGGTAAGATCATCGTCGGCCAGCAGGATGTGCTGGAAGAGCTCTTGATTGCCATCTTCGCCCGGGGTCACTGTCTGCTCATTGGGGTTCCTGGTCTGGCCAAGACCCTGATGATCCACACCCTGGCCGACGCCCTGAACCTGAGCTTTAATCGCATTCAGTTCACCCCCGACCTGATGCCCTCGGACATTACCGGGACCGAGGTGATTCAGGAAGACAAGGCGACGGGTGTCCGTCAGTTCAAATTTCTTCGAGGACCGATCTTCGCGAACCTGATTCTGGCGGACGAGATCAACCGAACTCCGCCGAAGACTCAGGCGGCCTTGCTTGAAGCCATGCAGGAGCGTCAAGCGACCGTGGGCGGAGAGCGGCATCGCTTGCCCGATCCGTTTTTCGTGTTGGCCACGCAAAACCCAATCGAGCAGGAAGGGACCTACCCGCTTCCCGAGGCGCAGCTTGACCGATTCATGCTCAACATTTTGGTCGATTATCCGACCGAGGACGAGGAGCTTGAGGTTGTCCGTGTGACGACATCAGCCAAGCCCCCGTCAGTGGACAAGGTGCTTTCGGGAGCCGACATCCTGGAGATGCAGCAAATTGTCCGCAAGGTCCCCGTGGCCGATCACGTGGGACGATACGCGGTGAGGCTTGCCCGTTTGACCCGTCCGACCCAGGCCGATTCGCCACAGTTTGTCCGTGATTTCGTGAGCTGGGGAGCGGGCCCTCGGGCCAGTCAGTATCTCGTTTTGGCGGGTAAAGCCCGCGCGGTCTTGATGGGGCGGCCTTACGTCTCAATCGAGGACATCCGGGCCGTTGCTGGGCCGGTGCTGCGGCACCGCATTGTCACCAACTTCAATGCCGAGGCGGAAGGACTCCGACCGGACGACGTGATCGCCCGGCTGGTCACGTCGCTCTCGGCCGACCCGAGCGAGGCGTCCGAGAGTGGTCGAGTACCAAAACTATTTAAATCCGCAGACGCTAGCTAA
- a CDS encoding DUF58 domain-containing protein translates to MVEYQNYLNPQTLANVEGLGLQARLIVEGYVAGMHKSPYHGFSVEFSQHREYAPGDDVRHIDWKVWSKTDKYYLKQYEEETNLLTYLLIDASASMGYASEGNVSKLRYGQYIASALSYLVLQQQDSVGLAVFDDRIRRYVRPSGQPSHLKELIRVMDGEAARERTGLGPVLHEMAERIGRRGIVVLISDLLDGDAPELLGGLKHFRHRGHEVVVFHVLDPAEVEFPFRQVTKFKGLEVPEELLTDPAALRDGYLAELSAFTDAVRKGCRLADIDYVPLRTDQPLDTALTGYLATRSARTRKGPRRV, encoded by the coding sequence GTGGTCGAGTACCAAAACTATTTAAATCCGCAGACGCTAGCTAACGTCGAGGGGCTCGGGCTTCAGGCCCGCCTGATCGTCGAAGGCTATGTCGCCGGGATGCACAAGAGTCCCTATCACGGATTCTCGGTCGAGTTCTCGCAGCACCGCGAGTACGCTCCCGGTGACGATGTGCGCCACATCGACTGGAAAGTCTGGTCGAAGACCGACAAGTACTACCTGAAGCAGTACGAGGAGGAGACCAACCTTCTGACGTATCTGCTCATCGACGCCAGCGCCTCGATGGGGTATGCCTCGGAAGGCAATGTGTCGAAACTCCGCTATGGGCAGTACATCGCCTCAGCCCTGTCCTACCTGGTCTTGCAGCAGCAGGACTCGGTGGGTCTGGCTGTGTTCGATGACCGCATCCGGCGCTACGTACGCCCGTCGGGGCAGCCGTCTCATCTGAAGGAATTGATCCGGGTCATGGACGGCGAGGCGGCCAGGGAACGGACCGGTCTTGGGCCTGTACTTCACGAGATGGCCGAGCGGATCGGTCGACGAGGAATCGTGGTTCTCATCAGTGACCTGCTCGACGGAGACGCCCCCGAACTGCTCGGTGGGTTGAAGCATTTCCGCCATCGGGGTCATGAGGTGGTCGTCTTCCACGTGCTTGACCCGGCCGAGGTTGAGTTTCCGTTCCGACAAGTAACGAAGTTCAAAGGCCTTGAGGTGCCCGAAGAACTACTGACCGATCCCGCAGCCCTGCGAGACGGTTATCTGGCTGAGCTCTCGGCGTTTACCGATGCGGTGCGTAAAGGGTGTCGACTGGCCGATATCGACTACGTACCCCTCCGAACTGATCAGCCACTCGATACGGCATTGACCGGCTATCTGGCCACTCGATCCGCCCGGACCCGCAAAGGACCCCGACGGGTTTGA
- a CDS encoding permease encodes MDDAAAPSRGGRSYAWATRGDVNAFFGLMLDNVSGLIITTSLLVGVFGFPTEFVLTRMIPGTALGVLVGDLVFTAMAFRLARRTGRSDVTAMPLGLDTPSIFGTSLLIVGPAFLMARDRGMEVFQAAEHAWFIGISMLLASGLFKTLCAPMSGWIRRVVPRAGLLGSLMAIALVVISFLPLLKILGDPIPGLVALAVILVSLTARWQLPWNVPGALGAVVVGCVVYYGMRLAEGLLGLPTPVGGSGEIFPAIPAGLPLPMGAWWTWFQLNWAEAMSFLAIALPLALATVVGGIDCTESAAAAGDDYPTGQIIFVEGLATLLAGGFGGVIQTTPYIGHPAYKAMGGRAAYTLATALFIGAAGMLGYFVWIFRLLPEVVVAPILIFIGLEITAQSFIATPRRHYPALALAVVPALAYLVNLLLKDVLFDPALAEAGVGFGALKESARQTVGTVSMLAGGFILTSLLWATALARLIDGRLRSASSTFLIAGVLSLFGVIHSPLVSEKVMLPNQAIEAMRSQERYEASRMQTPYHWASAYAGIALVLAVIGRFGRPPQSKDPHDSLEPTEATKTSVIKNSRQ; translated from the coding sequence GTGGACGATGCTGCCGCGCCGAGTCGAGGAGGCCGAAGTTACGCGTGGGCGACTCGAGGAGACGTCAACGCCTTCTTCGGCCTGATGCTGGACAACGTCAGTGGGCTGATCATTACAACCTCACTGCTTGTGGGGGTGTTCGGGTTCCCGACTGAATTTGTGTTGACCCGGATGATTCCCGGCACCGCCCTGGGGGTGCTGGTGGGAGACCTGGTGTTCACCGCGATGGCCTTCCGGTTGGCACGTCGAACGGGTCGATCGGACGTCACAGCAATGCCGCTCGGACTCGACACGCCAAGCATTTTCGGGACGAGTCTCCTGATCGTCGGGCCGGCATTTCTTATGGCCCGCGATCGAGGGATGGAGGTCTTCCAGGCGGCGGAACATGCATGGTTCATCGGGATCAGCATGCTCCTGGCCTCGGGACTTTTTAAAACCCTTTGCGCTCCGATGAGTGGTTGGATCCGGAGGGTCGTACCAAGAGCTGGCCTGCTGGGATCGTTGATGGCGATTGCACTCGTGGTCATCAGCTTTTTGCCATTGTTAAAAATTCTGGGAGACCCGATTCCGGGATTGGTGGCGCTGGCTGTGATCCTGGTCTCGTTGACGGCTCGATGGCAGTTACCGTGGAACGTTCCGGGGGCGCTGGGCGCAGTGGTGGTCGGCTGTGTCGTCTACTACGGAATGCGATTGGCTGAAGGTCTGCTCGGCCTACCAACACCGGTGGGCGGTTCGGGCGAGATTTTCCCTGCGATCCCTGCCGGGTTGCCGCTTCCGATGGGAGCCTGGTGGACCTGGTTCCAGTTGAACTGGGCCGAGGCGATGAGCTTTCTTGCAATTGCCTTGCCCCTCGCGCTGGCCACGGTTGTCGGAGGGATTGATTGCACTGAGAGCGCCGCTGCGGCAGGAGATGACTATCCGACCGGGCAGATTATCTTCGTCGAAGGGCTTGCGACTCTGCTGGCTGGGGGGTTTGGCGGGGTGATCCAGACGACGCCCTACATTGGCCATCCGGCTTACAAGGCGATGGGAGGCCGGGCGGCCTATACCCTGGCCACGGCGTTGTTCATTGGTGCGGCGGGGATGCTCGGCTATTTCGTCTGGATTTTCCGGCTTCTTCCGGAAGTGGTGGTGGCCCCGATTCTGATCTTTATCGGACTGGAGATCACGGCGCAATCGTTCATCGCGACGCCAAGGCGTCATTATCCGGCGTTGGCTTTGGCAGTGGTGCCGGCCCTAGCGTATCTGGTGAACCTGTTGCTCAAGGACGTGCTCTTCGATCCGGCACTTGCAGAGGCGGGAGTCGGGTTCGGTGCGTTGAAGGAATCTGCCAGGCAAACGGTCGGCACGGTGTCCATGCTCGCGGGAGGATTCATCTTAACCAGCCTCTTGTGGGCCACAGCGTTGGCACGACTGATTGACGGTCGGCTCCGGTCGGCGTCCTCGACGTTTCTGATCGCGGGGGTCCTCTCCTTGTTTGGGGTGATCCATTCGCCTCTGGTTTCCGAAAAGGTCATGCTTCCGAACCAGGCAATCGAGGCGATGAGGTCACAAGAACGGTACGAGGCCTCTCGAATGCAGACTCCCTATCACTGGGCGAGTGCTTACGCGGGAATCGCACTGGTCCTGGCCGTGATTGGCCGTTTTGGACGTCCTCCCCAGTCGAAAGACCCCCATGATTCTCTCGAACCGACCGAAGCAACAAAAACGAGTGTGATCAAGAATTCGAGGCAGTAA
- a CDS encoding outer membrane protein assembly factor BamB family protein: MYSHAPGLSALFRLSRVRFPATLILSVVSIGILPAQGVQRLASTIYPETSSAAEALLKTAASHVRQQQWDSAVELYQRAIQQFPEALTLAESLDGGADQEEPGVAVFVNVSEYAQRRIALLPPEALQLYRNRVDAQARHLFEQGRDQFDPIPLRRVVDAFFSSSFGDDATELLADLAFQEGRFDEALGLYRRLIPPSDAAQTGSIYPDPDIDIARVAAKLILCNEAIGQRSGNADLQSFEESYPDATGELAGRRGNYAEIVTSALEQDQLRLPTSLDSRWPTFAGASSRSKALTEPVDPGALVWSIPLRTPFDSSANLAASPRRFGQDFGMPEDDFPSFFPVLEGDEVFLTDGHSVLGYPLEGSPEGIAVPAPSWRAAPPPSAPSAAQPTFGIERHTLTVFDGRIYARLGPYGAAFQGRNMSTAPPTAIIALDRSRPDSPLWIQTADQVMAGPGQENQGALTGQVAFGGAPIVDEHGVYVALLKPGTQALTWVACLDPDSGQTRWVRYVCSGTSASFSRVPGARNRGMIVNPELGHRLLTLGGSTIYYQTDLGALASIDAQSGRINWLASYPRRMAGVTGLATPVTHNPAIVHGNTVIVAPEDTDRVLAFDRSSGLLVWESNPGGRVTHLLGVASGNLVVTGNHVWTIDIEDGSIRSRWPEGQTLEQGYGRGLLAGGEIYWPTRDTLYILDQMTGRPTDRPPIALRESFGCGGGNLVAGDGYLLIAERDHLRVFCKPTRMLRYYRERIAEEPKKPDLYYRLARTAEALGHDQEALDSLDRVVELASPSDRIDGRRLLDATRAERFKIFLKLATESLSQGDPRSASERLEQAIATAPGDQARIEAELALADARHEMGDSAGAVEVLQTALSRPEVRQIDLPADEHRSLRAELLLVDRLRWLIQESGPERYARFEAEASELFRKGRANDDLRQLEEVVLRYPASRHVPDALEAIGTLSEQRGDWSEAARAYHQLLVSASEDSQRARGLLGIARCYEAIDLNTEAREAYLLADSRYGSLKVELSGTVSSIDSYVNDRLASKEELLRMRTQVIEPPLGPLDPFFWPSEFAPLPIDDPTTRPLFGDDWPDVLMGQGQLQGIDPETGKSVWEWELVARPSWSGIAGGHLILATSDQIVGFDLIAGKPLWDVHSQDGELAFGPPPPQMRAEANRREAPSSSGFQGFRLHGDRLYFLRGDRELVCLDPIAGRPLWTYRTSAISMDSHLGLGLSRVVIQSRMPNAMIVLDARDGRTLGMFPQEESAGPWRRDPHAVALDRVAIVPDGSSVVLMDLESGQAIWEAREPSPLPSSPRPSPSDPLVLGDFERLLVLRGETLQRLDPTNGKVLWSTKLGRFRSDRRNESIVLGSDAVYVMGQKGPGLSVSALSLRDGERNWGVSLPGDLNETWGLELTADCVLVYRLGDGTPGTTSNTPVVLNLLGRASGQRVQRLVVDGAGAGRTVRLHSDGISVAGDLGMVRLSGWKPQEPQATLRDLSAP, from the coding sequence ATGTATTCCCATGCGCCAGGCCTCAGTGCCCTTTTCCGACTCTCGCGTGTTCGATTTCCCGCGACGCTGATTCTCTCGGTCGTTTCGATTGGAATTCTCCCTGCTCAGGGAGTTCAGCGTCTTGCCTCCACCATTTATCCGGAAACGAGTAGCGCGGCAGAAGCCTTGCTCAAGACTGCGGCGTCCCACGTCCGTCAGCAGCAATGGGACTCGGCGGTTGAACTCTATCAGCGAGCGATTCAGCAGTTTCCCGAGGCGCTGACCCTGGCCGAGTCACTCGACGGAGGCGCGGATCAGGAAGAGCCGGGGGTCGCTGTCTTTGTCAATGTCAGCGAATATGCTCAACGCCGGATTGCGTTGCTTCCGCCCGAAGCGCTGCAACTGTATCGAAACCGGGTTGATGCCCAGGCACGACACCTGTTTGAGCAAGGACGCGACCAGTTCGATCCCATTCCGTTGCGACGCGTGGTCGACGCATTCTTCAGTAGCTCGTTCGGTGACGATGCGACGGAGTTGCTTGCAGATCTGGCGTTCCAAGAGGGGCGGTTTGATGAGGCGTTGGGGCTTTACCGCCGGCTGATCCCCCCAAGTGATGCCGCCCAGACGGGGTCCATTTATCCTGATCCCGACATCGACATTGCCAGGGTTGCCGCGAAGCTCATTCTCTGCAACGAAGCGATCGGTCAGCGTTCGGGCAACGCAGATCTGCAATCGTTTGAGGAATCGTACCCGGATGCGACCGGTGAGCTGGCAGGACGCCGAGGCAATTACGCCGAAATCGTGACCTCGGCTCTGGAGCAGGATCAACTGCGGCTTCCCACATCGCTCGATTCCCGATGGCCGACCTTCGCCGGTGCTTCCTCACGGTCGAAAGCGTTGACCGAGCCGGTCGATCCAGGAGCCCTGGTTTGGTCGATTCCGTTACGAACGCCGTTCGACTCCAGTGCCAATCTGGCTGCGAGTCCTCGACGTTTTGGTCAGGATTTCGGCATGCCGGAGGATGATTTTCCGTCCTTTTTCCCGGTACTGGAAGGAGACGAGGTCTTTCTTACGGACGGTCACTCAGTCCTTGGTTACCCCCTGGAAGGGAGTCCCGAGGGGATTGCAGTGCCCGCTCCGTCCTGGCGAGCCGCTCCTCCTCCGTCAGCCCCCTCCGCTGCTCAGCCGACGTTTGGTATTGAACGCCACACGTTGACAGTCTTCGATGGTCGGATTTACGCAAGACTTGGGCCTTATGGAGCAGCATTTCAGGGGCGAAACATGTCGACGGCCCCACCGACGGCAATCATTGCCCTGGATCGTTCCCGACCCGATTCCCCTCTCTGGATTCAGACCGCAGATCAGGTGATGGCCGGTCCCGGCCAGGAGAATCAAGGGGCATTGACTGGTCAGGTAGCGTTTGGCGGTGCCCCCATTGTTGATGAACACGGGGTCTACGTCGCCCTGTTGAAGCCAGGAACCCAGGCGCTCACCTGGGTCGCCTGTCTTGATCCCGATTCGGGTCAGACCCGTTGGGTTCGGTACGTTTGCTCAGGAACCTCGGCCAGTTTCAGTCGGGTTCCTGGGGCTCGGAATCGGGGCATGATTGTTAACCCGGAACTTGGTCATCGGCTTCTGACGCTCGGTGGCTCAACGATCTACTATCAGACCGATCTGGGAGCTCTTGCATCGATCGACGCCCAATCGGGTCGGATCAACTGGCTCGCCTCGTATCCGAGACGCATGGCCGGCGTGACGGGGCTGGCAACGCCGGTGACGCATAATCCCGCGATCGTGCATGGAAACACGGTGATCGTCGCCCCGGAGGACACCGACCGAGTGCTTGCGTTTGATCGCTCAAGCGGCCTACTGGTCTGGGAGAGCAATCCGGGTGGTCGTGTGACTCATCTGCTCGGCGTCGCGTCAGGGAATCTGGTCGTGACAGGCAATCATGTCTGGACGATTGACATTGAAGATGGCAGCATCCGATCGCGATGGCCCGAAGGGCAGACTCTGGAACAAGGATACGGACGCGGTTTGCTGGCGGGGGGCGAAATCTACTGGCCGACCCGAGACACCCTCTACATCCTTGATCAGATGACCGGTAGACCGACCGATCGGCCGCCGATTGCATTACGGGAGTCATTTGGGTGTGGGGGAGGCAATCTTGTCGCCGGAGACGGGTATCTGCTGATTGCTGAACGGGATCATCTCAGGGTCTTTTGCAAACCAACCCGGATGCTCCGATATTATCGGGAACGAATCGCCGAGGAACCTAAGAAACCAGATCTCTACTATCGCCTGGCTCGCACCGCAGAGGCACTCGGTCATGACCAGGAAGCGCTGGATAGTCTGGATCGGGTGGTGGAGTTGGCGAGTCCCTCAGATCGAATCGACGGCCGTCGGCTCCTCGATGCGACTCGTGCCGAACGATTCAAGATTTTTCTGAAGCTTGCGACAGAGTCTCTCAGTCAGGGTGATCCGCGGTCGGCTTCCGAGCGGTTGGAACAGGCGATTGCGACAGCACCAGGGGATCAGGCTCGGATTGAAGCCGAACTGGCGTTGGCCGATGCCCGGCATGAGATGGGAGATTCGGCCGGCGCGGTTGAGGTGTTGCAAACCGCATTGAGCCGTCCCGAGGTTCGTCAGATCGACCTTCCTGCAGATGAACATCGAAGCCTTCGGGCAGAACTGCTGTTGGTCGATCGTTTGCGATGGCTCATTCAGGAATCTGGGCCAGAACGTTATGCCCGATTCGAGGCCGAAGCGTCCGAGTTGTTTCGAAAGGGGCGAGCGAACGACGACCTTCGACAGCTTGAGGAAGTCGTACTTCGTTATCCGGCCTCCCGGCATGTTCCCGACGCGCTTGAAGCAATTGGAACACTCTCCGAACAGCGCGGGGACTGGTCAGAAGCGGCCCGAGCCTATCATCAGCTTCTTGTTTCCGCCTCAGAGGACAGCCAACGGGCACGTGGTCTCCTTGGGATTGCTCGCTGCTACGAGGCGATTGATCTGAACACCGAGGCTCGGGAGGCATATTTGCTGGCGGATTCGCGTTACGGATCGCTGAAAGTCGAGCTCTCGGGCACGGTTTCTTCGATCGATTCGTACGTGAACGATCGACTGGCGTCGAAGGAGGAACTGCTGAGGATGCGAACTCAGGTGATCGAACCTCCGCTCGGTCCACTCGATCCGTTCTTCTGGCCTTCGGAATTTGCTCCGTTGCCGATCGACGACCCTACCACTCGACCGCTCTTTGGGGATGATTGGCCGGATGTATTGATGGGTCAGGGTCAGTTACAAGGAATTGATCCTGAGACAGGGAAGTCGGTCTGGGAGTGGGAACTGGTTGCTCGTCCGTCGTGGTCAGGCATTGCCGGGGGACACCTGATTCTCGCGACCTCTGACCAGATTGTTGGTTTCGACCTGATCGCGGGGAAGCCGCTTTGGGACGTTCATTCGCAGGATGGGGAACTCGCCTTTGGTCCTCCCCCGCCTCAAATGCGAGCGGAGGCGAATCGTCGGGAAGCTCCGTCCTCATCCGGATTCCAAGGGTTTCGGCTCCACGGTGATCGTCTGTATTTTCTCCGAGGCGACCGTGAATTGGTTTGCCTCGACCCGATCGCAGGGCGTCCGCTTTGGACCTATCGCACCTCGGCAATCTCCATGGATTCACACCTTGGCCTGGGGCTTTCACGAGTTGTGATCCAGTCGCGAATGCCCAACGCGATGATCGTTCTTGATGCGAGGGACGGCCGGACGCTCGGAATGTTCCCGCAAGAAGAATCGGCCGGTCCGTGGCGACGTGATCCCCATGCGGTGGCCCTGGATCGTGTGGCGATCGTGCCTGATGGGTCCTCGGTGGTCTTGATGGATCTCGAAAGCGGCCAGGCCATCTGGGAGGCCCGGGAGCCGTCTCCTTTACCTTCTTCGCCGCGGCCATCACCCAGCGATCCCCTGGTCCTGGGCGATTTCGAGCGATTGCTCGTGCTTCGCGGTGAGACGCTTCAGCGGCTTGATCCGACGAACGGCAAAGTGCTTTGGTCTACGAAGCTGGGACGATTTCGATCGGATCGTCGGAACGAGTCGATCGTCCTTGGGAGTGACGCAGTCTACGTGATGGGACAAAAGGGACCTGGCCTGAGTGTTTCTGCGCTGTCGTTGCGGGATGGCGAACGCAACTGGGGTGTCTCGCTTCCCGGTGACTTGAACGAGACTTGGGGCCTTGAATTGACCGCCGACTGTGTGCTTGTCTATCGTCTCGGCGACGGCACGCCGGGTACGACCTCCAACACTCCCGTAGTGCTCAACCTCCTGGGTCGAGCATCCGGCCAGCGGGTTCAGCGGCTGGTTGTCGATGGAGCCGGAGCGGGTCGTACGGTTCGACTCCATTCCGACGGAATCAGTGTGGCTGGAGACTTGGGCATGGTACGACTTTCGGGATGGAAACCACAGGAACCTCAGGCGACCTTGCGTGACCTGTCTGCACCTTGA